One region of Armigeres subalbatus isolate Guangzhou_Male chromosome 3, GZ_Asu_2, whole genome shotgun sequence genomic DNA includes:
- the LOC134222933 gene encoding general odorant-binding protein 45-like, translated as MNKLSVALVILTLLASTANCHQHKIVLKSLSGTNVECLRYGPPWDCVARCQTLLTRDWVDSTGMRSAYDRFYQPDPNDQCNLNRMWRCLNSSLSAASPDQVCLRTDKTIQCYLDQYGEVIQNQSRYVAPSRLQETQIFMECGAMLGISPQRVLEVLDKGEFELPEVSCLVRCFLVRSGLYNDESGLALERFYVACGGYDDEFYLNVKLCIANVRAAGACDKCTMAQRLALKCIGNQYPIFEPTTYTDMYSTNTAGRDVNNNYNIIFDFGDTVGQLTAGTGTGSIP; from the exons ATGAATAAGTTAAGCGTAGCATTGGTAATCCTTACACTGCTCGCGTCAACAGCAAATTGTCACCAACACAAGATTGTCTTGAAAAGTCTCTCCGGAACAAATGTCGAGTGCCTACGGTATGGTCCACCGTGGGATTGCGTGGCGCGTTGCCAAACTTTGCTCACTCGCGATTGGGTTGATTCGACCGGAATGCGGTCTGCGTACGATCGGTTCTATCAGCCGGATCCGAACGATCAGTGCAACCTGAACCGCATGTGGCGGTGTTTGAACAGTTCGCTGTCCGCTGCATCACCGGACCAGGTGTGCCTCCGTACCGATAAAACAATTCAGTGCTACCTGGATCAATACGGAGAGGTAATTCAGAATCAATCGAGGTATGTGGCCCCTAGTCGATTGCAGGAGACTCAGATCTTCATGGAGTGTGGGGCGATGCTTGGGATCTCGCCCCAGCGAGTGTTGGAAGTATTGGACAAAGGGGAGTTTGAGCTGCCAGAAGTAAGTTGCCTGGTGCGGTGTTTCCTTGTAAGGTCTGGTCTGTACAACGACGAAAGTGGACTGGCGTTGGAGCGATTCTATGTGGCGTGCGGAGGCTATGACGACGAATTTTATCTCAATGTGAAACTGTGTATTGCGAATGTCCGGGCAGCTGGTGCTTGCGACAAGTGCACTATGGCACAACGGTTGGCCCTGAAGTGCATCGGTAATCAGTATCCCATTTTCGAACCTACCACTTACA cagatATGTATTCTACTAATACTGCTGGGCGTGATGTCAACAATAAttacaatattatttttgatttcGGTGACACAGTTGGACAACTTACTGCAGGTACAGGAACCGGAAGTATTCCATAA
- the LOC134222932 gene encoding general odorant-binding protein 45-like, with the protein MTTSIQRKMDVNLPLSEVKDDIQQLKINNAARKDGIGADLIKIGLEKLAPCLHKLRVRIWETEQLPEEWKEGVCLIYMEGDKPMSCSEEAASSESAVSSCCPIRSSSEALLLPTKYITKLKANSAHLSLTHLALMSNIVQKSLSVINEECGLYSPPDLCLERCVTLLTRDWNETVGLSLVYDRFFEPDPTDRCNTNRTLRCLQEIDAGIAPQEKCRRAAGSVQCYMDQYGRVNLEAARFVPPTPLQQMLIIWECGAMLGYSGNQILGSIADSKFDMQETRCLFRCYLIRSGMYSDTDGLNMERFYVACGGYEDEFYRAVRQCTNRVRSSTPCEDRCTLAQRLAVECIGERYNQKLDAGPTNIMANNGSTVIYSIVQNYAGNDINNNYFVKGG; encoded by the exons atgactacgtcaatTCAGCGGAAGATGGATGTCAACCTCCCCTTGAGTGAAGTTAAGGATgacatccaacagctaaagatcaATAACGCAGCTAggaaggatggtatcggagctgatcTCATCAAGATAGGCCTGGAAAAGCTAGCcccttgcctgcacaaactgagaGTCAGAatttgggaaactgaacagctaccggaggagtggaaagaAGGGGTATGCCTCATCTACATGGAAGGCGACAAGCCAATGTCGTGTTCGGAGGAGGCGGCTTCATccgaatcagccgtctccagctgctgcCCGATTCGCAGCAGCTCAGAAGCATTACTTCTTCCcacgaaatacatcacaaaactgaaggcTAACTCCGCTCATCTGTCACTCACACATCTGGCACTCATGTCCAAT atcgttcaaaaaagtctcAGTGTGATCAACGAAGAATGTGGTTTATACAGTCCACCGGACCTTTGTCTTGAGCGATGCGTCACGTTGCTGACTCGTGACTGGAACGAAACCGTTGGACTGAGTCTCGTTTATGACCGTTTCTTCGAACCGGATCCAACCGATCGGTGCAACACCAATCGGACGCTCAGATGTTTACAAGAAATTGATGCTGGCATAGCTCCACAGGAGAAATGTCGTCGCGCCGCCGGTTCCGTCCAGTGCTACATGGACCAGTATGGGCGGGTGAATTTGGAGGCTGCCAGATTTGTGCCGCCCACGCCTTTGCAACAGATGCTGATCATCTGGGAATGCGGCGCCATGCTTGGATATTCGGGCAATCAAATTCTCGGCTCAATTGCCGATTCCAAGTTCGACATGCAGGAAACACGCTGTCTCTTTCGGTGCTATTTGATTCGCAGCGGAATGTATTCCGACACGGACGGACTCAACATGGAACGGTTCTACGTCGCATGCGGTGGGTATGAAGATGAGTTCTACCGTGCTGTGAGGCAATGTACGAATCGGGTGCGAAGTTCAACCCCTTGCGAAGACCGGTGTACGCTGGCTCAGCGGCTGGCAGTGGAATGTATCGGGGAACGGTACAATCAAAAGTTGGACGCTGGGCCGACCAATATCATGGCGAACAATGGATCCACTGTTATAT ATTCGATTGTACAGAATTATGCTGGGAATGATATTAACAATAACTACTTCGTTAAAGGTGGATAA
- the LOC134222931 gene encoding general odorant-binding protein 45-like, giving the protein MVHFSVPFIILVTQLVTATDRHKIVYKSLQRASDECKQYNVQEDCLARCITLVTRDWTDSDGLSPVYGRFFHPNPNDTCSDNRTQRCLQSSDTKVSRSSKCTRSSESVQCYLDQYGTVNTTVPQSIRFTTLHDAQLVLECAAMLGYASFEQLNELLNDDNFVRQETRCVMRCFMIRSGLYSDSAGLNMARYYVLCGGYEDSFYEQVAECSARLRQEVSCDDKCTLAQRLAIECIGVDYATSTILQQKGNSYDIIQAYQGSEVYNIDAQNANSNVALSAVQQNKAINIDNINSDFYKFGDKIKFD; this is encoded by the exons ATGGTTCATTTTTCTGTTCCATTTATAATATTGGTTACGCAGCTTGTAACTGCAACTGATAGACACAAAATAGTCTACAAAAGCCTTCAAAGAGCATCCGACGAGTGTAAACAATATAACGTCCAAGAGGATTGTCTTGCTCGCTGCATAACACTTGTTACACGTGATTGGACAGATTCAGACGGATTATCACCGGTGTATGGTCGTTTcttccatccgaatccgaacGACACCTGTAGCGACAACCGCACCCAGAGATGCCTCCAGAGTAGCGATACGAAAGTTTCACGGTCATCTAAGTGCACCCGATCATCCGAATCGGTACAGTGCTATTTGGACCAGTACGGGACGGTCAACACAACTGTTCCACAGTCGATACGGTTTACCACCCTACATGATGCGCAGCTCGTTCTCGAGTGCGCTGCCATGTTGGGGTATGCGTCGTTTGAACAGCTGAATGAATTGCTGAACGATGACAATTTCGTCCGCCAGGAAACGCGATGTGTGATGCGCTGTTTCATGATCCGATCGGGGCTTTATAGCGATTCGGCAGGTCTCAACATGGCGCGGTATTACGTTCTGTGTGGAGGATATGAAGATAGTTTCTATGAGCAGGTTGCTGAGTGTTCAGCCCGATTGCGTCAAGAAGTTTCTTGTGACGATAAGTGCACGCTAGCTCAGCGGTTGGCTATCGAATGCATTGGAGTGGACTATGCCACCTCAACGATATTGCAACAGAAGGGCAACTCGTATGACATTATACAGGCATATCAGGGCAGTGAAGTGTATA ATATCGACGCCCAGAATGCCAATTCGAACGTCGCCTTGTCAGCGGTCCAGCAAAACAAAGCCATTAACATCGACAATATTAACTCGGACTTCTATAAATTCggtgataaaataaaatttgattga